ACAACACCTGAAGACACCGGGGAGGATCTCTCGAGACGAAATGCATCCTTAACATCAAGCCCTGTTGCTAAAAGAGTGAACTTTTCTCCAATGTCGAGTCCTAGAATCGGCCAACGCGGCGCATCACTCAGCCCTCCCTCTTCAAGAAACAAACCTAATAGTTTGAAGAATCTAGTCCCAAAGCTGAGCTTCAAAAACAGGAACAGCGATATCGAGAAAGCTGATGATTTGGCCTTTGAAGGCAATGGGAGGGACAGGTCCACGTGGACTCTCAGTAATATTTTGACTCCTAGGTTGAAGAAAACTGAGTCCTTGCCTGTTACCCCTTTAGCTCACTCTAATCCTGGGTCCACACACGGGAGATATGTGGCTGATCCGGTTACTACCATGGTGAGTAACTTGAACAATGGTCGCCTTAGTTATACTGTGGTTTGTGCTATTATCTTGTTGGCAAGAGGTGGTTTCTTGTCTTGTACTTCACCTTGGTCTCTCTAGATTATGTTTAAGTAATAATGGTCTTTTCATTTAGATTCTCATGTGAATTATACTGTGGTTTGTGCTGTTATCTCGTTGGCAAGAGACGTTTTCTTGTCTTGTACTTTGCTTTGGTCTCATTAGAGTATGTTTAAGTAAATGCATTTTGCTTGTAGGATAAGTTTAAGTACTAATCAGGTTATCTTGTGCTTTACTTCATTGTTGGTTTGaccagaattttaattttttaatgtttgtctcAACAGAAGAAAGGCCCTCCACTGCCTATACACCGATCACGCTCCGTTCCAGCGTTCAACAAAGATGGTAGTCTAAGGCAAGCAGGTGTTTTCCGGGTGATTCCTACTCCTAACATGACGCCAgcaagaaataatattaaacttaACGGTTAgagcatttgttttttttttccccagtCATTTGATGTTTAGAACCCTTATATTGGGGGTAATGTTTCAGACACGGATGTTGATGGAGGAGAAGATGTtcctgaagaagaagctgtgtgCAGGATCTGCATGGTGGAATTGGGAGAAGACTCGGATGCCTTCAAGATGGAGTGTATGTGTAGAGGTGAATTAGCTCTTGCACACAAAGAATGTACAATCAAATGGTTCACCATTAAAGGGAACCGAACGTGTGATGTGTGTAAGCAAGAGGTTCAGAATCTCCCTGTGACTCTGCTTCGAATGCAGAACTCGCAGGGTAACTTTGGAGATGCTGATACGGAGGCTTCTCACTACAGGCAAGTGTTGGGCATTCGATTCCGGTTCAGGTTGGGGTATATAGGACTCATTTAAAAACTGGACATCTTTCGGATCGGTTCAGATAATGTCGAGTTCTAGTcgagtttctatttttttataaaatccaaAACAGAACCGAATTATAAatggtttgggtttggttcggatttaaaaccgaaaaaaaaacgaaaacctgagtagtaaaactaaaaaagttgagactttttaataaaaataatgatcgatttataaattaaattatatatataattatcttaggatcgggtttcggttttggtTTAGAAACacggttttggttcggttttgatAAATTGTACTATTCgggtttttgtaatttttggtccagttttttatttggttcggttccggttcgacTTTTCGGTTTCAGTTAATATGCCAAGGACTATAACACCCCTTGAAAAAGATTTCTGACTTTATGTATGTTATTGACTGGTACCCTCGTTCTTTTCAGTGTATGGAAGGATGTTCCAGTGCTTGTCATTGTAAGCATGCTTGCATACTTCTGTTTCCTCGAGCAGCTTC
The window above is part of the Brassica napus cultivar Da-Ae chromosome C3, Da-Ae, whole genome shotgun sequence genome. Proteins encoded here:
- the LOC106388965 gene encoding uncharacterized protein LOC106388965 — its product is MDGRDQPRVEEHSSLPPPPQRDGDSPEIAQEEDPWRRGIVSGTTPEDTGEDLSRRNASLTSSPVAKRVNFSPMSSPRIGQRGASLSPPSSRNKPNSLKNLVPKLSFKNRNSDIEKADDLAFEGNGRDRSTWTLSNILTPRLKKTESLPVTPLAHSNPGSTHGRYVADPVTTMKKGPPLPIHRSRSVPAFNKDGSLRQAGVFRVIPTPNMTPARNNIKLNDTDVDGGEDVPEEEAVCRICMVELGEDSDAFKMECMCRGELALAHKECTIKWFTIKGNRTCDVCKQEVQNLPVTLLRMQNSQGNFGDADTEASHYSVWKDVPVLVIVSMLAYFCFLEQLLLTKMKSGAIAISLPFSCVLGLLASMTTTTMVKKQYIWIYATVQFGLVVFFSHIFFSLVHMKPVVSILLATLVGFGLTMSGQTGIAEFAKWRRVQRTTEPPSSSPAQTAG